The following proteins are co-located in the Myroides profundi genome:
- a CDS encoding type VI secretion system transmembrane protein TssO, whose translation MTQNKYQSLSKTERRYQFFYLVAMLVVSLILLGIVFLRGFNSPFSNHTVLEIQMLEQKYKFIEQQHIVEPLLESTFNKISILSFETPQPFVENDITNSINEVANSFANVPIYDPRKEAYIQIGYFYKMYFEDKKIVAKKSENIKLFRKQFEECSIGFKDKEQQLVQRRNALLAR comes from the coding sequence ATGACACAAAATAAATATCAGTCTTTATCAAAAACAGAAAGAAGATATCAGTTCTTTTATTTAGTTGCAATGCTTGTTGTTTCTTTAATTTTATTAGGAATTGTTTTTTTAAGAGGTTTTAATTCTCCTTTTTCAAACCACACTGTTTTAGAGATACAAATGTTAGAACAAAAATATAAGTTTATTGAACAGCAGCATATTGTAGAACCTTTACTTGAATCAACCTTTAATAAGATTAGTATTTTAAGTTTTGAAACTCCTCAACCTTTTGTGGAGAATGATATAACTAACAGTATTAATGAGGTTGCTAATTCTTTTGCTAATGTTCCCATTTACGATCCTCGCAAGGAAGCATATATTCAGATTGGTTATTTCTATAAAATGTATTTTGAGGATAAAAAGATTGTTGCTAAAAAGTCTGAAAATATCAAGTTGTTTCGTAAACAATTCGAGGAGTGTTCAATTGGTTTTAAGGATAAAGAACAACAACTGGTTCAAAGAAGAAATGCATTACTAGCAAGATAA
- a CDS encoding type VI secretion system transmembrane protein TssO has product MGLKRVNNKEIFSSFCVFLTSFVMLLTVSFIGIFCFYKSSDLQQDNIEKDVLAYKEVLNKHYALKTKIDTVYYHMSLLSTGKVRNDVFLENYITKDIVQIKALIGEDKEENFKYYSVLVSKLDSLLELKNKIIHVSDQENLALRDLNECMNRFKKVHNELTDDPGRKFNRK; this is encoded by the coding sequence ATGGGGTTAAAAAGGGTAAATAATAAGGAGATATTTAGCAGTTTTTGTGTGTTTTTGACATCTTTTGTCATGCTATTAACAGTATCTTTTATTGGGATTTTTTGTTTTTACAAAAGTTCTGATTTACAGCAAGATAATATAGAAAAAGATGTTTTGGCTTACAAAGAGGTTTTAAATAAGCATTATGCTTTAAAGACCAAGATAGACACTGTTTATTATCATATGAGTCTTCTTAGTACAGGTAAGGTGAGAAATGATGTTTTTTTAGAAAACTATATCACCAAGGATATTGTTCAGATTAAAGCTTTAATCGGAGAGGATAAAGAAGAGAATTTTAAATATTACTCTGTACTGGTATCTAAACTTGATAGTTTGCTAGAACTTAAGAATAAAATTATTCATGTTAGTGATCAAGAGAATTTAGCCTTAAGAGACTTGAATGAATGCATGAATAGATTCAAGAAAGTCCACAATGAATTAACTGATGATCCTGGTCGAAAGTTTAATAGAAAATAG
- a CDS encoding IS4 family transposase has protein sequence MSCVDLKLEWVSRLIFALIPTEESYVLVMDRTNWKFGKQDINILMLGISYKNMCFPILFKMLDKRGNSNTNERKELINTFIYWFGKDCIDCVLADREFVGEDWISYLNDRQIKYYIRIRNNFKVYLTSKQKEITASHLFNNLKSSQTRQYHKIVRIHNQLCYISGTKVITDGKIDFCIVIGFNKPEKALDTYKIRWQIETLFKAFKSNGFNIEDTHLQKIDRLEKLVILVMIAFVWCYKIGDYIDTIKPITIKNHGNRLISVFKLGLDYLSRLLLSKNEYNPLNIKCFSFLSCI, from the coding sequence ATGTCTTGTGTCGATTTGAAGTTGGAATGGGTTTCAAGACTTATTTTTGCACTTATTCCTACTGAGGAATCTTATGTCCTTGTGATGGATCGCACCAATTGGAAGTTTGGAAAACAAGATATAAACATCTTAATGTTAGGTATTAGTTATAAGAATATGTGTTTTCCAATACTATTTAAAATGCTAGATAAACGTGGTAATTCAAATACAAATGAGCGAAAAGAACTCATTAATACTTTTATTTATTGGTTTGGCAAAGATTGTATTGATTGTGTCTTAGCGGATAGAGAATTTGTTGGAGAAGATTGGATTAGCTATCTAAATGATAGACAGATTAAATACTACATCCGTATTCGAAATAACTTTAAGGTTTACTTGACCAGTAAACAGAAAGAAATAACGGCTTCTCATCTATTTAATAACTTAAAATCTAGTCAAACAAGACAGTATCACAAGATTGTTAGAATTCATAACCAGCTATGTTATATCTCTGGAACTAAAGTGATAACAGATGGTAAAATAGACTTCTGTATAGTCATAGGTTTTAATAAACCAGAGAAAGCTTTAGATACTTATAAAATAAGATGGCAGATAGAAACATTATTTAAAGCCTTCAAGTCTAATGGTTTTAATATAGAAGATACACACTTACAAAAAATTGATAGACTTGAAAAACTAGTCATATTAGTGATGATTGCCTTTGTATGGTGCTATAAGATTGGGGATTATATAGACACTATCAAACCTATTACAATCAAGAATCATGGTAATAGGCTTATTAGTGTCTTTAAACTTGGACTTGACTATCTATCAAGATTATTGCTTTCTAAAAACGAATACAACCCTTTAAATATCAAGTGCTTTAGTTTTTTGTCGTGTATTTAG
- a CDS encoding gliding motility-associated C-terminal domain-containing protein codes for MIKIHIPMICFSLWNFAVFGQESVEEKFINQGDLIVLEGGTLSIGYNFENSISGNFENRGEIYYYNNFKNDNLFYSGASSKKAKVYFHPKKELIRQEILGQSVSEFHNVEFRTDNSNQSFLLGNEISVKGESNFISGIVKVSDQEGMFTFLSNSKSIGASDKSHVEGYVEKQGKDSFTYPIGDSGYYRPAKLSTSSNEKDLYMSRYVYSEEDFFLDKSSKSGVIEDLNTKEYWEIKRSDSSSGNVLLTLSWDERTTPSELLTNPEKDLHIVRWDSKQQLWVDQGGVVDLEKKEITTASGLLGYGYFTLARIKTDLLLEGDVVIYNLVSPDGDGKNDYFIIDNINRYPNNTVEIYNRWGTKVFTTDNYDSAGNVFRGYSDGRVTINKGEKLPSGTYFYIVTYEYKDHSGSRMIKKSGYLQLETD; via the coding sequence ATGATAAAAATACATATACCAATGATCTGTTTTTCTCTGTGGAACTTTGCTGTGTTTGGTCAGGAATCTGTAGAAGAAAAATTTATCAATCAAGGAGATTTGATTGTATTGGAGGGAGGAACCTTAAGTATAGGTTATAATTTTGAGAATAGTATTTCTGGAAATTTCGAAAATAGAGGAGAGATTTATTATTATAATAATTTTAAAAATGATAATCTTTTCTATTCAGGTGCTTCATCAAAAAAGGCAAAAGTATATTTTCATCCCAAGAAAGAATTAATAAGACAAGAAATTTTAGGACAAAGTGTTAGTGAATTTCATAATGTAGAGTTTAGAACAGATAATTCTAACCAAAGTTTTTTACTTGGTAATGAAATTAGTGTTAAAGGTGAATCCAATTTTATTTCAGGAATTGTCAAAGTTTCTGATCAAGAGGGCATGTTTACTTTTCTGTCTAATTCTAAATCAATAGGCGCTTCAGATAAAAGTCATGTAGAAGGGTATGTAGAAAAACAAGGTAAGGATTCCTTTACATACCCAATTGGGGATAGTGGCTATTATCGTCCAGCAAAATTATCTACATCATCTAATGAAAAGGATTTATATATGAGTAGATATGTTTATTCAGAGGAAGATTTTTTTTTAGATAAGTCTAGTAAATCGGGAGTTATAGAGGATTTGAATACAAAGGAGTATTGGGAGATAAAACGCTCAGACTCTAGTTCAGGTAATGTATTATTAACACTAAGTTGGGATGAACGAACTACTCCATCAGAATTGTTGACAAATCCAGAGAAAGATTTACATATCGTGCGTTGGGATTCAAAACAACAATTATGGGTAGACCAAGGTGGAGTAGTAGATCTAGAGAAGAAAGAGATTACAACGGCTTCAGGCTTATTAGGTTATGGATATTTTACTCTAGCAAGGATAAAAACAGATTTACTCTTAGAAGGAGATGTTGTTATCTATAATCTAGTATCTCCTGATGGAGATGGAAAGAATGATTATTTTATCATTGATAATATTAATCGTTATCCTAACAATACAGTAGAGATTTACAACCGTTGGGGAACAAAAGTATTTACTACAGATAATTATGATAGTGCTGGGAATGTGTTTAGAGGATACTCTGATGGACGTGTTACTATAAATAAAGGTGAGAAATTACCAAGTGGTACATATTTTTATATTGTAACCTATGAATACAAAGATCATAGTGGTTCACGTATGATAAAAAAATCAGGGTATTTACAATTAGAAACAGACTAA
- a CDS encoding integrase core domain-containing protein — protein sequence MQNGYIERFNRFFREDILDAFYFNDIYQLQRLADKWREDYNFNHPHKALGNKSPKEYKPRFDEEFKFFIKSEHNKNYLSNLEVS from the coding sequence ATGCAGAATGGATATATAGAACGTTTTAATCGATTTTTTAGAGAGGATATATTAGATGCTTTTTACTTCAATGATATTTACCAGTTACAAAGATTGGCTGATAAATGGAGAGAGGATTACAATTTTAACCATCCTCACAAAGCATTAGGGAATAAATCACCTAAAGAATATAAGCCCAGATTTGATGAAGAATTTAAATTCTTCATCAAATCTGAACATAATAAGAATTATTTGTCGAATTTAGAGGTGTCCTAA
- a CDS encoding PKD domain-containing protein, protein MSYIEKNKGKVILIVGSVLVILSLVIYFIQKKFFYSISDLDSKVYPAVLHVGDTLHFEDNTSIRAIKKWEFGDGDLSLNEKGYHIYKQPGFYQVSFTVNNKYTKTFSVEVKQKQQQNYGDYFTQIEAPSQAMQYENIVFRAVTEKASMYSWKFGETGNIDAKEPLVIYAYQEPGDYEVFLYTDDTAYPVIHRIKVHPSFKNMNDELDVEDVYKAVDDDFKYHLQQIANGASFNQHYNYLVNKYLCQNENASVSVNTSKVNSFYYYCMGLKFDKNVVIQSVKVGFDEAVNCVTKVNVVQSK, encoded by the coding sequence ATGAGTTATATAGAAAAAAATAAAGGTAAAGTTATTTTAATAGTTGGTAGTGTTTTAGTTATTCTTTCACTGGTTATCTATTTTATTCAAAAGAAGTTTTTTTATAGTATTTCTGATTTAGATAGTAAGGTGTATCCTGCGGTATTACATGTTGGAGATACTTTGCATTTTGAGGATAACACAAGTATTAGAGCCATAAAGAAATGGGAGTTTGGAGATGGAGATTTATCATTAAATGAAAAGGGATATCATATTTATAAACAACCTGGTTTTTATCAGGTTTCATTTACAGTAAACAATAAGTATACTAAGACTTTTTCAGTAGAGGTAAAACAAAAACAACAACAGAATTATGGAGATTATTTTACGCAGATAGAAGCTCCAAGTCAGGCCATGCAATATGAAAATATTGTTTTTAGAGCAGTGACAGAAAAGGCTAGTATGTATAGTTGGAAGTTTGGGGAGACTGGAAATATTGATGCCAAGGAACCCTTAGTTATTTATGCCTATCAAGAACCAGGTGATTACGAGGTTTTCTTGTACACAGATGATACAGCTTATCCTGTGATTCATCGTATAAAGGTTCATCCTTCATTTAAAAATATGAACGATGAGTTAGATGTAGAGGATGTATATAAGGCTGTGGATGATGATTTTAAGTACCATTTACAACAAATAGCAAACGGCGCTTCCTTTAATCAACACTACAATTATTTGGTCAATAAATATTTATGTCAAAATGAGAATGCAAGTGTAAGTGTGAATACAAGTAAAGTCAATTCATTTTATTATTACTGCATGGGATTAAAGTTTGATAAAAACGTTGTGATTCAATCTGTAAAAGTTGGATTTGATGAGGCTGTTAATTGTGTAACAAAGGTAAATGTAGTACAATCTAAATAA
- a CDS encoding helix-turn-helix domain-containing protein — MMSFKLLSRLNYLVIIQLSCFFCFILVKKDLYISPLWILLFILYAPYFILILYYCFFKEKNIFYNYYLNNSFFLLCFFTFLSFVFFHFIDDLHLSSDIWYFLCISVSLHLLYYITKGFYLLGSIKRIKRKNLRIYNLQVILLVFNSVFSVFFVIALVYYRHYYNVLFGFLGLNLFGYYIFLGVLRYRLIHNIYNDISADIKAQFDVIQEKSQVSTSYQLTNTIVLGTYYQGNIDLKEQESKGGENKKIDIEENIYQEETKYERVQLSKDVLNRIDKKVNQIVLINRAYLNPNFKITDLALQTKVSRYYLAQYFSKIHNMNFREYINSLRIQEVLEYIKSQEQKEKITVNELFFQSAFNSRTSFFKCFKSITGMTPAEYLKSI, encoded by the coding sequence ATGATGAGTTTTAAACTATTAAGTAGGCTTAACTATCTTGTTATAATACAGCTTTCTTGTTTTTTCTGTTTTATATTAGTTAAAAAAGATTTGTATATATCACCACTGTGGATTTTATTATTTATATTATATGCACCTTATTTTATTTTGATATTGTATTATTGTTTTTTTAAAGAAAAAAATATTTTTTATAATTACTATTTAAATAATTCTTTTTTTTTATTGTGTTTTTTTACATTTTTATCTTTTGTGTTTTTTCATTTTATAGATGATTTACATTTAAGTAGTGATATATGGTATTTTTTATGTATTTCTGTGTCATTACATTTGTTATATTATATTACCAAGGGATTTTACTTGTTAGGATCTATAAAAAGAATTAAAAGAAAGAATCTTCGAATTTACAATCTACAGGTGATTCTTTTAGTTTTTAATTCTGTTTTTTCTGTTTTTTTCGTGATAGCTCTTGTTTATTATCGACATTATTACAACGTGTTGTTTGGTTTTTTAGGATTAAACTTATTTGGCTATTATATTTTTTTAGGAGTTTTGAGATACAGGTTAATTCACAATATTTATAATGATATAAGTGCTGATATTAAAGCTCAATTTGATGTTATTCAAGAAAAAAGTCAAGTTTCAACCTCCTATCAACTTACTAATACCATAGTATTGGGAACTTATTATCAGGGAAATATAGATTTAAAAGAACAGGAAAGTAAAGGAGGTGAAAATAAGAAGATTGATATTGAAGAGAATATTTATCAAGAAGAGACCAAATATGAGAGGGTACAATTGAGTAAAGATGTACTTAATAGGATAGATAAGAAAGTTAACCAGATTGTTTTAATAAATAGGGCATATTTAAATCCTAATTTTAAAATTACTGACTTAGCTCTACAGACAAAGGTATCAAGATATTATTTAGCTCAATATTTCTCGAAAATTCATAATATGAATTTTCGAGAATATATAAATTCTCTACGTATACAAGAGGTCTTGGAATATATAAAAAGTCAAGAACAGAAGGAAAAAATTACTGTGAATGAATTGTTTTTCCAAAGTGCTTTTAATTCTAGAACTTCCTTCTTTAAGTGTTTTAAGAGCATTACAGGTATGACTCCTGCAGAATATTTAAAATCTATTTAA
- a CDS encoding outer membrane beta-barrel protein: MKKFVFIFCTCLFSMSINAQLSENISIPELSKKVGNTPIKKGNWIVGGALGSTGYSFEEESFNINITPRAGYFISNGVAVGLEIGAGLQTVKGGDNIWNYKVMPFARYYFPEGASETGRFFGQGAIGISGAEVGGKSDTSFAFNVNAGYSHFVSRNIALEAIVGYNYSKSNQSNASAHNGLGVSLGFQIFLGK; encoded by the coding sequence ATGAAAAAGTTTGTTTTTATTTTTTGTACATGTTTGTTTAGCATGTCAATTAATGCCCAACTAAGTGAAAATATTTCAATACCTGAGTTGTCTAAAAAAGTAGGTAATACACCTATTAAAAAAGGTAATTGGATAGTTGGAGGAGCTCTTGGTTCTACAGGGTATAGTTTTGAAGAAGAGAGTTTTAATATTAATATTACACCAAGAGCTGGTTATTTTATCTCTAATGGCGTAGCAGTAGGATTAGAAATAGGAGCTGGTCTACAAACAGTAAAAGGTGGTGATAATATTTGGAATTACAAAGTAATGCCTTTTGCACGTTACTATTTTCCTGAAGGAGCTAGTGAAACTGGTAGATTTTTTGGGCAAGGAGCAATTGGTATTTCTGGAGCAGAGGTAGGAGGTAAAAGTGATACATCATTTGCATTTAATGTAAATGCAGGTTATTCCCACTTTGTAAGTAGAAATATTGCATTAGAGGCTATTGTTGGATACAATTATAGCAAATCAAATCAATCCAATGCATCTGCACATAACGGATTAGGTGTGTCACTTGGTTTTCAAATATTTTTGGGTAAGTAA
- the tssR gene encoding type VI secretion system protein TssR domain-containing protein produces the protein MNYKFNSKVIGLVLIGAVSVTSCGIKKVPVKKTPSSSIIFKYEDNLLLSGFPKYSKPWIVFADKEKAVVYPTKNFDQADKKANFIEPFIVLRKKGDMYKVAKYEPGSIVENKIDKGLLKGYGWLHKDDLLLWNESLKNEVNGFRLKGILAINDKDVIEKSQKYIQNDSVLIYKEPSLINKADIKLPINDIVYIYKFSDDSKNALIGGVSILEVDQPDSKLYGWIDTKILSLWGERTGFKIKPTKEDNKIQLGVESPEGTSFNSVINSSKVTEVNDLGHINALGYVKRDNDFEIRYLDNVLDYRENKVYNVLGRAIYYNAYREILANNRKLNLVFVIDGSRENFSSLAALRSVVQDFELQMSKQDYFDQVTFSATYYNVDREYQKEYVNLSRDYNELSNALDKRFFSNTRATSNLSLSEAINDVNHMLISNLDQTNLVVVLGNTLDQKDKLNQSALINNLARINSRVVFYQLKANRNDNYNDFVLFGERVIMESSKEVSKNKKQKLVNHEDVLQTNQFDLSQGEMGIYRLDYPNNSMNQGAIVFPRKGEENRPILLQNVIEKTLSDIVLDNQNIDSTLTNFFKSPIGVSHTKVKSEYLPWYKQDKTYVSTDIAMPLIDKDYSFIVKGKLKKQDSNDYQNIEYGVLLDDFELEQIRNYYLSIYANVFRNNTLTNRRLIRRYMSVVRDKSLLHKGVSRSFLRENPMHIGLFQSTGLYLPQADSLSSMKLNKWKRKKIMNPIMLQHYFRSFKDYADKIVADKGNKEVMFNHHGTSFYWLSYKYLPVLDYSTSKEYDNSFDILPVELEKIKAGQENKDVLQGNSKEYIERVKKGMP, from the coding sequence ATGAATTATAAGTTTAATAGTAAAGTTATTGGTCTGGTTTTAATTGGTGCAGTCTCAGTAACAAGTTGTGGTATTAAAAAAGTACCAGTTAAAAAAACACCTTCTTCAAGTATTATTTTTAAGTATGAAGATAATTTACTTTTATCGGGGTTTCCTAAGTACTCAAAACCTTGGATTGTTTTTGCAGATAAGGAAAAAGCGGTTGTCTACCCAACAAAGAACTTTGATCAAGCTGATAAAAAAGCAAATTTTATAGAACCATTTATTGTTTTACGCAAAAAAGGGGACATGTATAAAGTGGCTAAATACGAACCAGGAAGTATTGTTGAGAATAAAATAGATAAAGGGCTTTTAAAAGGTTATGGTTGGCTTCATAAAGATGATTTACTTCTATGGAATGAATCTTTAAAAAATGAAGTTAATGGATTTAGACTCAAAGGAATCTTAGCTATAAATGATAAGGATGTTATTGAAAAAAGCCAAAAATATATTCAAAATGATTCTGTTTTAATCTATAAAGAACCAAGTTTAATTAATAAGGCAGATATAAAACTACCTATTAATGATATTGTCTATATCTACAAATTTAGTGATGATAGTAAAAATGCATTAATTGGAGGAGTGTCTATTTTAGAAGTTGACCAGCCAGATAGTAAATTATATGGATGGATTGACACTAAGATACTTTCTCTCTGGGGGGAGCGAACAGGGTTTAAAATAAAACCAACTAAAGAAGATAATAAAATTCAATTAGGAGTAGAAAGTCCAGAAGGAACTAGTTTTAACTCAGTGATTAACTCATCAAAAGTTACAGAGGTAAATGACCTTGGACATATTAATGCTTTGGGGTATGTTAAACGGGATAATGATTTTGAAATTAGGTATTTAGATAATGTACTTGACTATAGAGAGAACAAAGTATATAATGTTTTAGGTAGGGCGATTTATTATAATGCTTATCGCGAGATTCTAGCCAATAACCGAAAGTTAAACCTTGTGTTTGTAATTGATGGGTCAAGAGAAAACTTTAGCAGTTTAGCTGCTTTAAGATCTGTTGTACAGGATTTTGAACTGCAAATGTCAAAACAAGACTATTTTGATCAAGTAACTTTTTCAGCCACTTACTATAATGTTGATAGGGAATATCAAAAAGAGTATGTGAATTTGTCAAGAGATTATAATGAGCTTTCTAATGCCTTAGATAAGCGCTTTTTCTCAAATACTAGAGCAACATCTAATCTTAGCTTATCCGAGGCTATAAATGATGTTAATCATATGCTTATATCAAATTTAGATCAGACTAATCTGGTTGTAGTTCTAGGTAATACACTAGATCAGAAAGATAAACTAAATCAAAGTGCTTTAATAAATAATCTAGCAAGGATAAACAGTAGAGTTGTTTTTTATCAGCTTAAAGCCAATAGAAATGACAATTACAATGATTTTGTTTTATTTGGGGAGCGCGTGATAATGGAGTCTTCTAAAGAGGTTTCTAAGAATAAAAAACAAAAATTAGTTAATCACGAGGATGTATTACAAACAAATCAGTTTGATCTTTCTCAAGGAGAGATGGGTATTTATAGACTTGATTATCCTAATAACAGTATGAATCAAGGGGCTATTGTTTTTCCTAGAAAAGGCGAGGAGAATAGACCAATTTTACTACAAAATGTTATCGAGAAAACACTTTCTGATATTGTTTTAGACAATCAAAATATTGATAGTACACTAACTAATTTCTTTAAGAGTCCTATAGGAGTATCTCATACTAAGGTTAAATCAGAGTATTTACCATGGTATAAACAAGACAAAACATATGTCTCTACTGATATTGCAATGCCATTAATAGATAAAGATTACTCGTTTATTGTAAAAGGGAAACTAAAAAAACAAGATAGTAATGATTATCAAAATATTGAATATGGCGTTTTGTTAGATGATTTTGAATTAGAACAAATCAGAAACTACTATTTAAGTATTTATGCGAATGTTTTTAGAAATAATACTTTAACAAACAGACGTTTAATACGTAGGTATATGTCTGTGGTTAGAGACAAGAGTTTATTACATAAGGGAGTATCAAGAAGTTTCTTGCGAGAAAATCCAATGCATATTGGTTTGTTTCAAAGCACGGGATTGTATTTACCCCAGGCAGATAGCCTGTCAAGTATGAAACTTAATAAATGGAAGCGTAAAAAAATTATGAATCCTATTATGCTACAACATTACTTTAGAAGCTTTAAGGATTATGCAGATAAAATTGTAGCAGATAAAGGAAATAAAGAAGTGATGTTTAATCATCATGGAACAAGTTTTTACTGGTTAAGTTATAAGTATTTACCTGTATTGGATTATTCAACCAGTAAAGAGTATGACAATAGTTTTGATATACTTCCAGTTGAACTTGAAAAAATAAAAGCTGGTCAAGAAAATAAAGATGTATTGCAAGGTAATTCTAAAGAGTATATCGAAAGAGTGAAAAAAGGAATGCCTTAA
- a CDS encoding PorP/SprF family type IX secretion system membrane protein: MKLKKRIILLGMSLLMVGLIPSLYAQQDPQYTQYMYNANMINPAYAGSRGTLNVFGMYRTQWVGLDGAPKTANVSVSTPLGESGLGLGVNFTNDRIGAMDENNISVDLAYAIDLNADYKLAFGLKGTANLLSVDYTKLNIHNPTDPVSQENLNNKFNPNIGAGVYLYSDKAYVGLSVPNFLTTDRYDDNDITTMRQKMHFYLMGGYVFDVSENLLFKPAALVKAVSGSPLQVDLTANFLLYDKFTLGAAYRWDASVSALAGFQVNDNLFVGYSYDFETTALKRYNSGSHEVFLRFELFNRRSTINAPRFF, translated from the coding sequence ATGAAATTGAAAAAGAGAATTATATTACTTGGGATGAGCCTACTCATGGTAGGCTTAATCCCTTCCCTTTACGCTCAACAAGATCCGCAGTATACACAGTATATGTATAATGCTAATATGATCAACCCTGCTTATGCAGGTAGTAGAGGAACACTGAACGTGTTTGGGATGTACAGAACACAGTGGGTAGGACTAGATGGAGCACCTAAGACAGCGAATGTATCTGTGTCTACACCTCTTGGAGAAAGTGGATTAGGTCTAGGAGTGAACTTTACCAATGATCGCATTGGAGCGATGGATGAGAATAATATCTCTGTAGATTTAGCTTATGCTATTGACTTAAATGCTGATTATAAATTAGCATTTGGACTTAAAGGAACAGCTAATCTATTAAGTGTTGATTATACAAAGCTTAATATCCACAATCCTACAGACCCTGTAAGCCAAGAGAATCTAAACAACAAGTTTAACCCAAATATTGGAGCAGGGGTTTATTTATACTCTGATAAAGCTTATGTAGGATTATCAGTTCCGAACTTCTTGACTACGGATCGCTATGATGATAATGATATCACGACTATGCGTCAGAAGATGCACTTCTACCTAATGGGAGGGTATGTATTCGATGTGAGTGAGAACTTATTATTTAAGCCAGCAGCTTTAGTTAAGGCAGTAAGTGGATCACCATTACAAGTTGATTTAACAGCTAATTTTTTGTTGTATGACAAATTTACTTTAGGAGCGGCTTATCGTTGGGATGCTTCAGTGAGTGCATTGGCAGGATTCCAGGTGAATGACAACTTATTTGTAGGATATTCTTATGACTTTGAGACTACTGCCTTAAAGCGTTATAACTCAGGATCACACGAAGTTTTTTTAAGATTTGAATTATTTAACCGTCGTAGTACAATTAATGCTCCGCGATTCTTCTAA
- a CDS encoding response regulator transcription factor: MKVNISICESDFYFKKLLIDNIERRISYNLNDQYNNGLELINRIYYKQNNFLIIDSFTPIMTGFEAIKILRQRNNQTPIITYSHVYQEDIHLFLESINNVYYCQKNSDVIFEILTSIIEKKIDFYADYLKKWEQNKADVHEYITRQRQNIYDPTSIELQIINHACQGLTNKEIGDKVNLSSRTVENYIKKLSEKFMVKNKIQLITYCVEQNLHNYK; this comes from the coding sequence ATGAAAGTCAATATTTCAATATGTGAATCCGATTTTTACTTTAAAAAATTACTAATAGATAATATAGAAAGAAGAATATCATATAATTTAAATGACCAATACAACAATGGATTAGAATTAATTAATAGAATTTATTACAAACAAAACAATTTTTTGATAATTGACTCATTTACACCGATTATGACAGGGTTTGAGGCGATAAAAATCTTAAGACAAAGAAATAATCAGACTCCAATAATAACCTATTCACATGTATATCAAGAAGATATACACTTGTTTTTGGAAAGCATTAACAATGTCTATTATTGTCAAAAGAACAGTGATGTAATATTTGAAATTTTAACATCTATAATTGAAAAAAAAATAGATTTCTATGCTGATTATCTAAAGAAATGGGAACAAAACAAAGCAGACGTTCATGAATATATTACTAGGCAACGACAAAATATCTATGATCCTACTTCTATTGAATTGCAAATAATAAATCATGCTTGTCAAGGTTTAACAAATAAAGAAATAGGAGATAAAGTCAACTTAAGCTCTCGAACAGTTGAAAATTATATAAAAAAGCTTTCTGAAAAATTTATGGTTAAAAACAAGATCCAGTTAATTACATATTGTGTTGAACAAAACCTACATAATTATAAATAA